The Streptomyces sp. 135 sequence CGGCCTCCGGACCGCTCAGCGGTGGGACGGCTCCCGGTGGTGTGCCGTGCCGGTGGCGACCAGGCGCGCCGGTGGCGACTGCGGCGTGGCCCGGCGGTCGACCGCGTAGGCCGCCGCGGCCACCGCGAGGCCGAGGACCGCGAGGACCGCGCCCGTCACCGCCGGTGACGTGACGCCGAAGCCCGCCGCCAGGGCGAGGCCGCCGATCCAGGCGCCGCCCGCGTTGGCGAGGTTGAACGCCGCCTGGTTGGCGGAGGAGGCCAGGGACGGGGCCGCCGACGCCTTCTCCATGACCATCAGCTGGAGCGGCGAGCCCGTGGTGAACGCCGCCATGCCGAGCAGCATGACCGCGAGCGCCGCGCTCCACCCGGTGCTCATGAGCAGCGGGAAGAGGGCGAGGACCGCTGCCAGCGCGATCAGGCCGCCGAAGAGCGTTCCCCGCAGGGAGTGGTCCGCGAGCCGGCCGCCGAGGAGGTTGCCCGCGGTGGCGCCCACACCGAACAGCGCCAGCAGCAACGTGACGCTGGATTCGGCGTAGCCCGCGGCGTCCGTCAGCATCGGCGTGATGTAGCTGTACGCCGCGAAGAGCGCGCCGAAGCCCGCGACGGTCGTACCGAGCGCCAGCCACACCGGCACGCTGCCGAGCGCCCGCAGCTCGCCGCGCAGGCCCACCGCGTCGCCGTGGCCGTGGTCGGCCGGGACCAGGAGCGCGAGCGCGGCGATGGCGACGAGGCCGATCGCGCTGACCGCGAGGAACGTGGCGCGCCAGCCGAGCTGCTGCCCCATGGCGGTGGCGACCGGCACGCCGACGATGTTGGCGACGGTCAGGCCGAGGAACATGAGCGAGACCGAGCGGGCCTTGCGCTCCGGGGCGACGAGCCCAGTGGCGACGACCGCGCCGACGCCGAAGAACGCGCCGTGCGGCAGTCCGCTCAGGAAGCGCGCGGCCAGCAGCGACGTGTTGTCGGGGGCCACGGCGGACAGGGCGTTGCCGACGACGAACAGCACCATCAGGCCGATGAGGACCCGGCGGCGCGGCAGCTTCGCGGTGACGGCGGCGAGCAGCGGGGCGCCGATGACGACGCCGAGCGCGTACGCGGAGACGAGGTGCCCGGCGGTCGGGATGGATATGTGCAGGTCGTCCGCGACGTTGGGCAGCAGGCCCATCATCACGAACTCGGTCGTGCCGATGCCGAAGGCGCCCACGGCGAGGGCGAGCAGGGCCAGGGGCATGAAGAAGTACCTTCCACGGAAGCGGGGGAACAGCGAGAGAGCGAGAGGGAAAGCGAGAGGGGAAGAGCGGGGGAATCCGTAAGTTTACGTACGGAACAAAGTCTCGCGTACCCGGTATTCCGTGGGGTCAAGAACGAACGACCGGGACGTTACGAGGAGAGGTCCACCCGCGCCGCGATCGGCAGGTGGTCGCTGCTCGTCTCCGGGAGCGTCCAGGAGGAGACCGGCTCGACGCCCTTGACCATGATCTGGTCGATGCGCGCCATCGGGAACGACGCGGGCCAGCTGAAGCCGAAGCCGTTGCCCGCCGCGCCCTGGGTGGAGCGCATCTGGGAGGTGACCGCGTTCAGCGCGCGGTCGTTCATGGTGCCGTTGAGGTCGCCGAGCAGGACGACCTTGCCGAGCTGCTCGTCGGCGATGGCCTCGCCGAGCGCGTCGGCGCTGTTGTCGCGCTGGTTGGCGGTGAAGCCCGCGTCGAGCTTGACGCGCACGGACGGCAGGTGCGCGACGTAGACGGCGACGTCACCCTTGGGCGTCTCGACCGTCGTACGCATCGCGCGGACCCAGCCCAGCTTGATGTCGACGGGCCTCGTGCCGGAGATGGGGTACTTGCTCCACAGCCCGACGGTGCCCTCCACCGCGTGGTACTTGTACTGCCGCGACAGCGCCCTCTCGTACGTGGGGACGGCGTCGGCGGTCAGTTCCTCCAGGGCGATCACGTCGGCGTCGGACGCAGCGACGTCCTGGGCGGTGCCGGTCGGGTCGGCGTTGTCCGCGTTGACGTTGTGCGTGGCGACGGTGAGGTCGCCGCCGGTGCCCGACTTGTCGCTGATCAGGCCGCCGAACGAGTTCAGCCAGATGACCACCGGCAGCAGCAGGGCGATCAGCGCGGTGGCGGACTTGCGGACCACCGCGACCACCAGCAGTACCGGGACGAAGACGCCGAGCCACGGCAGGAAGGTCTCGGTCAGGCTGCCGAGGTTGCCGACGTTGTTGGGGATCTGCGCGTGGAAGAGCATCACCAGCGCGATGAGCACCGCGGCCCCCGCGGTGACCAGGCCCCGCTTCCAGATGCCCGGGTCGCCGCGCCAGCCGTCGAGCAGGCGCCGGAACCGGGATTCGGGACGCTCCGGCCCCGAGCCGTCGCTGCCCGTCTCCGTCATATACGCCTGCGCCATACCCTCGTCGCCTCACTGCCTGCCGTGCACACCGTCGGTCCGCCCCTGAAACCCTAGGGGATGAACGGTGTCGTCCCTGCCGTCCACGACGGCCGTACAGGCACCAGGACGATCGGGGCGGCGCGACAGGTTCCTGAACAGCGCGGGACAGCGGGTGCTGTGACGAAACCCGCATACTCCCGTCGGCCCCGCCGCGCCATCAGACCTGGGGCCGCAGCCCCTCGAGGACCGTGTCGACGATCCGCTCGGCGAGGCCGTCGTCGAGCGGCGCGTCGGGCCGCATGACCGTGCGCACCAGCATCGGCCCGACCAGGAGGTCGTTGGCCATCTCGATGTCCACGTCCGCGCGCAGCTCGCCGTCCGCGACGCCCCGCCGCAGCACCTCGTAGGTGGCGCGGCGGCGGGGGTCGACGACAGTGGCGTGGTACGCCGCCCAGAGTTTGGGCAGGGCCTTCATCTGCGCGAAGACGTTGTGCAGCAGGGCCGAGGAACGCATGTTCAGGCCGCGCCTGCGCAGGCCCTCCAGGAGGCAGACGAGGTCGTCGCGCATCGAGGTGCCGGGCAGCTCGGGGTCCGGCTCCTCGAAGACGCGCAGCACGTCGACGAAGAGGGCCTCCTTGCCGTCCCAGCGCCGGTAGATGGTGGCCTTGCCGACACCCGCGGTCCGGGCGATGCGCTCGATGGACAGTTCGGTGAGCGGCACGCCCTCCTCCAGGAGCCGCACCACCCCTTCGATGATGGCCTGCTCCACGGCCTCGCTCCGGGGACGGCCCCGGGGGGCCTTCGCGTGTGCGTCCCCCTTGGCGATGTGGACCACGTCGTCTCCGTCTCTCTCCGCGCCGGCTGCCGGGGCGATTCTCCCTCAGCGGCCGGCGACGCCCGCCGGCTCGGCCTCCCGCTCCTGGGGGCCGGGCACCGGCGGCGTACGTCCCGGCAGGAACAGGAAGACGACCACCGTGCCGATCGCGGCGACGCCCGCGCCCCACAGCGCCGTGACGTGCATGGCGTGCAGGAACGAGTCGTTGGCGGCCGTCACGAGCGGCTCCCCCCGCGGACCGAGCTTCGCCGCGACGCCGAGGGTCGCCTCGATGGACTCGCCCGCGGTGTGCCGGGCACCGGCGGGCAGCAGCGCCAGCTTGTCCTCGACGCCGTTGCGGTACGCGGTGGACAGCACCGAGCCGAGGACGGCGATGCCGAGCGCGCCGCCGACCTGCCGGAAGGTGTTGCTGAGCGCGGAGGCGGAGCCGGCCTTCTCGCGCGGCAGGGCCTGCATGATCACGACGCTGGTGGGCGTCATGATGTGCGCCATGCCGGTGCCCATCAGGAAGAAGATGACCTCCAGGACCCAGATCGGCGTATCCGCGTCGAGGAACGAGAAGGCCGCGAGGGTCGCCATCACCAGGAGCAGGCCGCCGGTGCACACGGCCCGTACGCCGAACCGGTCGACGACCAGGCGGGCGCGCGGCGCGAAGACGAGCTGGGCCACGGCGAGCGGCAGCATCAGCAGGCCGGTCTGAAGCGGCGAGTAGCCGCGCACGCTCTGGGTGTAGAAGACCGAGAAGAAGGTGACGCCCATCAGCGCGAAGAAGACGAGCGCGATGGCGCTGATCGCCGCCGAGAAGACCTTGTTCTTGAAGTACGAGATGTCGACGGACGGGTGGTCGCAGCGCTTCTCGTACAGCACGAAGACGACGAGGACGGCGAGGCCCGCGAGGGTGGTGCAGAGCACGGCCGGGTCCGTGAAGTCGGCGAGCTGGCCGCCCTTGATGATGCCGTAGACGAGCAGGACGAGGCCGACGACGGAGAGCGCGACGCCGACGAGGTCGACGCGCCCCGGCTTCGGATCGCGCGAGTCCGGCACCAGCCACACCATGAGGGCCACCGCGACGATCACGATCGGTACGTTGATGAGGAAGACCGAGCCCCACCAGAAGTGGTCGAGCAGGACACCGCCGGTGATCGGGCCGATGGCGATGGCGAGGCCGACGCCGCCCGCCCAGATGCCGATGGCCTTGGGCTGCTCGTCGCGCTCGAAGACGTTCATCAGGACGGCGAGTGTGGCCGGCATCACGAAGGCCGCGCCGAGGCCCATCAGCGCGCGGAACGCGATGAGTTCGACGGGCGAGCCGGACTGCGCGGCGAACGCCGATCCGATGCCGAAGACGATGAGCCCCGCGAGCAGGACCTTCTTGCGGCCGAGCCGGTCGCCGAGCAGCCCGGCGGTGAAGAGCAGGCCCGCGAAGACCAGCGTGTAGGAGTTGATCGCCCACTCCAGCTCGCCCTGGGTGGCGCCGATGCCGGTGGGTTCGGGGGTGGAGATCGTCTTGATGGCGACGTTCAGGATCGAGTTGTCGAGGACGACGATCAGCAGGCTGAGCATGAGCACGCCGAGGATCGCCCAGCGGCGCCGGTGCACGGCTTCCGGTATGCGGGGAGGGGTGGGCAGGGGAGGGTTGACATGGGATCCACCGTAAACCCATTTCGATACGAGACCGTCTCGTATTGGAAAGAATTTACCCGGCCCCGGGGCCCCCTAGCCGCCGGGCGCCACCTGGTGCCACCATGGAGGTGATCCGGGGACGCCGTCAGGGCGCCTCGAGATGACAGAAGGAGCCGTTGCGATGACGCAGCTCTCGGCTGCCCAGAAGAGCACCGAAGCCCCCGCGAGCCCCGACAGCAGCAAGGCGCTGTACGGCGGCAAGGGCACCCGGCGCATCACCGTGCGCGACATCACCGCCGCCAAGGAGCGCGGCGAGAAATGGCCGATGCTCACCGCCTACGACGCGATGACCGCGTCCGTCTTCGACGAGGCGGGCATCCCCGTCATGCTCGTCGGCGACTCGGCGGGCAACTGCCACCTCGGGTACGAGACCACCGTGCCCGTCACCCTCGACCAGATGGCGATGCTGTCGGCCGCGGTCGTGCGGGGCACCTCGCGTGCCCTGATCGTCGGCGACCTGCCGTTCGGCTCCTACCAGGAAGGCCCCGTCCAGGCCCTGCGCTCGGCGACCCGCCTGGTGAAGGAGGCGGGCGTCGGCGCGGTCAAGCTGGAGGGCGGGGAGCGGTCACTGGCCCAGACCGAGCTGCTGGTCCAGTCCGGCATCCCCGTCATGTCCCACCTCGGGCTGACCCCTCAGTCCGTGAACACCATGGGCTACCGCGTCCAGGGCCGCGGCGACGAAGCGGCCCACCGGCTGCTCAACGACGCCAAGGCCGCGCAGGACGCCGGCGCGTTCGCGGTCGTCCTCGAACTGGTCCCCGCGGAGCTCGCCGCCGAGGTCACCCGCTCCCTGCACATCCCGACCGTCGGGATCGGGGCGGGCGCCGAGTGCGACGCGCAGGTACTGGTCTGGACGGACATGCTGGGCCTCACCGGCGGGAAGATGCCGCGGTTCGTCAAGCAGTACGCGGACCTGCGGGGCGT is a genomic window containing:
- a CDS encoding endonuclease/exonuclease/phosphatase family protein, with amino-acid sequence MAQAYMTETGSDGSGPERPESRFRRLLDGWRGDPGIWKRGLVTAGAAVLIALVMLFHAQIPNNVGNLGSLTETFLPWLGVFVPVLLVVAVVRKSATALIALLLPVVIWLNSFGGLISDKSGTGGDLTVATHNVNADNADPTGTAQDVAASDADVIALEELTADAVPTYERALSRQYKYHAVEGTVGLWSKYPISGTRPVDIKLGWVRAMRTTVETPKGDVAVYVAHLPSVRVKLDAGFTANQRDNSADALGEAIADEQLGKVVLLGDLNGTMNDRALNAVTSQMRSTQGAAGNGFGFSWPASFPMARIDQIMVKGVEPVSSWTLPETSSDHLPIAARVDLSS
- a CDS encoding TetR/AcrR family transcriptional regulator, giving the protein MAKGDAHAKAPRGRPRSEAVEQAIIEGVVRLLEEGVPLTELSIERIARTAGVGKATIYRRWDGKEALFVDVLRVFEEPDPELPGTSMRDDLVCLLEGLRRRGLNMRSSALLHNVFAQMKALPKLWAAYHATVVDPRRRATYEVLRRGVADGELRADVDIEMANDLLVGPMLVRTVMRPDAPLDDGLAERIVDTVLEGLRPQV
- a CDS encoding MFS transporter; amino-acid sequence: MHRRRWAILGVLMLSLLIVVLDNSILNVAIKTISTPEPTGIGATQGELEWAINSYTLVFAGLLFTAGLLGDRLGRKKVLLAGLIVFGIGSAFAAQSGSPVELIAFRALMGLGAAFVMPATLAVLMNVFERDEQPKAIGIWAGGVGLAIAIGPITGGVLLDHFWWGSVFLINVPIVIVAVALMVWLVPDSRDPKPGRVDLVGVALSVVGLVLLVYGIIKGGQLADFTDPAVLCTTLAGLAVLVVFVLYEKRCDHPSVDISYFKNKVFSAAISAIALVFFALMGVTFFSVFYTQSVRGYSPLQTGLLMLPLAVAQLVFAPRARLVVDRFGVRAVCTGGLLLVMATLAAFSFLDADTPIWVLEVIFFLMGTGMAHIMTPTSVVIMQALPREKAGSASALSNTFRQVGGALGIAVLGSVLSTAYRNGVEDKLALLPAGARHTAGESIEATLGVAAKLGPRGEPLVTAANDSFLHAMHVTALWGAGVAAIGTVVVFLFLPGRTPPVPGPQEREAEPAGVAGR
- the panB gene encoding 3-methyl-2-oxobutanoate hydroxymethyltransferase, with the translated sequence MTQLSAAQKSTEAPASPDSSKALYGGKGTRRITVRDITAAKERGEKWPMLTAYDAMTASVFDEAGIPVMLVGDSAGNCHLGYETTVPVTLDQMAMLSAAVVRGTSRALIVGDLPFGSYQEGPVQALRSATRLVKEAGVGAVKLEGGERSLAQTELLVQSGIPVMSHLGLTPQSVNTMGYRVQGRGDEAAHRLLNDAKAAQDAGAFAVVLELVPAELAAEVTRSLHIPTVGIGAGAECDAQVLVWTDMLGLTGGKMPRFVKQYADLRGVMTDAAKAFADDVVGGAFPAAEHAVH
- a CDS encoding MFS transporter, with translation MPLALLALAVGAFGIGTTEFVMMGLLPNVADDLHISIPTAGHLVSAYALGVVIGAPLLAAVTAKLPRRRVLIGLMVLFVVGNALSAVAPDNTSLLAARFLSGLPHGAFFGVGAVVATGLVAPERKARSVSLMFLGLTVANIVGVPVATAMGQQLGWRATFLAVSAIGLVAIAALALLVPADHGHGDAVGLRGELRALGSVPVWLALGTTVAGFGALFAAYSYITPMLTDAAGYAESSVTLLLALFGVGATAGNLLGGRLADHSLRGTLFGGLIALAAVLALFPLLMSTGWSAALAVMLLGMAAFTTGSPLQLMVMEKASAAPSLASSANQAAFNLANAGGAWIGGLALAAGFGVTSPAVTGAVLAVLGLAVAAAAYAVDRRATPQSPPARLVATGTAHHREPSHR